A region of Desulfomicrobium escambiense DSM 10707 DNA encodes the following proteins:
- the cas5c gene encoding type I-C CRISPR-associated protein Cas5c, which translates to MAFGIKLRVWGDYACFTRPEMKVERVSYDVMTPSAARGILEAIHWKPAIRWVVDRIHVLRPIVFDNVRRNEVSSKIPKPNPVTAMRDRKPLYFLVDDGGNRQQRAATLLRNVEYVIEAHFELTDKAGAADNEGKHLDIFNRRARSGQFFHQPCLGCREFPASFELLEGDVPPSCYAGEKRELGYMLLDIDFERDMTPLFFNAIMQDGVIAPPSRLSPEVRT; encoded by the coding sequence ATGGCATTTGGCATCAAACTGCGGGTCTGGGGCGACTATGCCTGCTTCACCAGGCCGGAAATGAAGGTGGAGCGGGTGTCTTATGACGTCATGACCCCGTCCGCCGCCCGGGGCATTCTGGAGGCCATTCACTGGAAACCGGCCATCCGCTGGGTGGTGGACAGAATCCATGTCTTGCGGCCCATCGTTTTCGACAACGTGCGCCGCAACGAGGTCAGTTCCAAGATCCCCAAACCCAACCCGGTCACGGCCATGCGCGACAGAAAGCCGCTCTATTTTCTGGTCGATGACGGCGGCAACCGCCAGCAGCGTGCCGCAACCCTGCTGCGCAACGTCGAGTACGTCATCGAGGCCCATTTCGAACTGACCGACAAGGCCGGAGCGGCGGACAACGAGGGCAAGCATCTGGACATCTTCAACCGCCGCGCGCGCAGCGGACAGTTCTTCCACCAGCCGTGTCTGGGCTGCCGTGAGTTCCCGGCGTCCTTCGAACTGCTTGAAGGCGATGTCCCGCCGTCCTGCTACGCCGGGGAAAAGCGAGAACTGGGCTACATGCTGCTGGACATCGATTTCGAGCGCGACATGACCCCACTCTTCTTCAATGCCATCATGCAGGACGGGGTGATAGCTCCGCCGTCACGCCTGTCCCCGGAGGTGCGGACATGA
- a CDS encoding helix-turn-helix transcriptional regulator: protein MGAKVFDSSKLERILHLYMAIKATPAISPGALRQELGIEKSAYGRYCALLKGLGVEFRFDRKARRHIIEKDAFLTAPDMTLDERLAIILAVGRLGGLQESFLASRARKAATKLLAVNEAPVAAACSALLSGPEMPAHVGGRGQVVDTLFRAVTERRRVEVSYAKPHAEPEEFEVDPYQLYVLDGALYLDGYHWGRRAVRCFKACRIARARLTGITFTNNRGYAYDERRQNSFRVFAVDREPETVRIWFSPFAAPYIREEYHNPSQRLTDNPDGSLVYEVRATEPKEVLWWAMRWGADFEVLEPGWLRAEAMEKVRGMMGRYGI, encoded by the coding sequence ATGGGCGCAAAGGTCTTTGACTCCTCGAAATTGGAGCGGATTCTCCACCTCTACATGGCGATCAAGGCGACTCCCGCAATATCGCCGGGCGCGCTTCGACAGGAGTTGGGGATCGAAAAATCGGCCTACGGCAGATACTGCGCGCTGCTCAAGGGGCTCGGCGTGGAGTTCCGCTTCGACCGCAAGGCCCGCCGGCACATCATCGAGAAGGACGCCTTCCTGACCGCGCCGGATATGACCCTTGACGAGCGCCTAGCCATCATCCTGGCGGTGGGCCGGCTCGGCGGGCTGCAGGAGTCTTTCCTGGCCTCGCGGGCAAGAAAGGCTGCGACCAAGCTCCTGGCCGTGAACGAGGCGCCGGTCGCCGCCGCCTGCTCGGCCCTCTTGAGCGGGCCAGAAATGCCGGCGCACGTCGGCGGCCGGGGTCAAGTCGTGGACACCCTGTTCCGGGCGGTCACCGAACGCCGACGGGTCGAGGTCTCCTACGCCAAGCCCCACGCAGAACCCGAGGAGTTCGAGGTGGACCCGTACCAACTCTACGTCCTGGACGGGGCCCTGTACCTGGACGGCTACCACTGGGGGCGCAGAGCCGTGCGATGCTTCAAGGCGTGCCGCATCGCGAGGGCCAGGCTCACGGGGATCACGTTCACCAACAACCGGGGCTACGCCTACGACGAGCGCCGCCAGAACTCGTTTCGCGTCTTCGCCGTGGACCGCGAGCCAGAGACGGTGCGGATCTGGTTCTCGCCCTTCGCGGCCCCGTACATCCGCGAGGAGTACCACAACCCCAGCCAGCGCCTCACGGACAACCCCGACGGCTCGCTGGTCTACGAAGTTCGGGCCACGGAACCCAAAGAAGTGCTCTGGTGGGCCATGCGCTGGGGCGCGGATTTCGAGGTGCTGGAACCGGGGTGGTTGAGGGCGGAGGCGATGGAGAAGGTGAGGGGGATGATGGGGAGGTATGGGATATGA
- the cas1c gene encoding type I-C CRISPR-associated endonuclease Cas1c, translating into MKKLLNTLYVTTQGAYLAKDGECVAVRMDNEVRLRVPVHTLGGIVCFGQVSCSPFLMGFAAERGLGFSFLTENGRFLARVQGPVSGNVLLRREQYRRADSPEASAEVARSIISAKIINARRIVQRALRDHGGKIDGSPLDKEVSHLKDCLQRLQQPVSLDVARGIEGEAANGYFGVFDHLILSGEPEFRFIGRSRRPPLDRVNCLLSFIYTLLAHDVRSALECVGLDSEVGFLHRDRPGRHGLALDVMEEFRAFVGDRLALSLINLGQIKKDDFEILETGAVRMTNDARKTLLVAYQKRKQDEIVHPFLNERISMGLVFHVQAMLMARWLRGDVDGYPPFVGK; encoded by the coding sequence ATGAAGAAGCTGCTCAATACGCTCTACGTGACGACTCAGGGCGCATATCTGGCCAAGGACGGGGAATGCGTGGCCGTGCGCATGGACAACGAAGTCAGGCTGCGTGTGCCGGTGCATACCCTTGGCGGTATCGTCTGTTTCGGGCAGGTCTCGTGCAGCCCGTTTTTGATGGGATTTGCCGCCGAGCGAGGGCTGGGCTTCAGTTTTCTGACCGAGAACGGGCGCTTTCTGGCCCGGGTGCAGGGGCCTGTTTCCGGCAATGTCCTGCTTCGACGAGAGCAGTATCGCCGGGCGGATTCTCCAGAGGCAAGCGCCGAGGTGGCCAGATCCATCATCAGCGCCAAGATCATCAATGCTCGACGGATAGTCCAGCGGGCCCTGAGAGACCATGGCGGCAAGATTGACGGTTCGCCCTTGGACAAAGAGGTGTCGCATCTGAAGGATTGCCTGCAGCGTCTGCAGCAGCCGGTCAGCCTCGATGTCGCCCGCGGCATCGAGGGCGAAGCGGCCAACGGCTATTTCGGCGTGTTCGACCATCTGATCCTCTCGGGGGAACCGGAATTCCGCTTTATAGGGCGCAGTCGCCGTCCGCCTCTGGATCGGGTCAACTGTCTGCTGTCATTCATCTACACCCTGTTGGCCCATGACGTGCGTAGCGCCCTGGAATGCGTCGGACTGGATTCCGAGGTGGGATTCCTGCACCGGGACAGGCCCGGACGCCATGGACTGGCGCTCGACGTCATGGAAGAGTTCAGGGCCTTCGTCGGTGACCGTCTGGCACTTTCGCTCATCAATCTGGGACAGATCAAGAAAGACGACTTCGAGATTCTGGAAACCGGTGCGGTCAGGATGACCAATGACGCCCGAAAAACGCTGCTGGTCGCTTACCAGAAACGCAAACAGGATGAGATCGTGCATCCGTTTTTGAATGAGCGGATTTCCATGGGGCTCGTCTTCCATGTACAGGCCATGCTCATGGCGAGATGGCTTCGCGGCGACGTGGATGGATATCCTCCGTTTGTGGGAAAATGA
- the cas4 gene encoding CRISPR-associated protein Cas4: MYTEDDLLPISALQHLLYCERQCALIHIERVWEENLFTAEGRILHEKVDAGVDLVRAGRRIARSLPLRSLRLGLSGLADVVEFGPERGDVYPIEYKRGRSKAANWDRIQLCAQAMALEEMLGVAIAQGALFYGKTRRREVVAFDAVLREETIGASARLHELVASGKTPAALYEAKCDACSLIDLCMPELPRGKTVRKYLAAMADTE; encoded by the coding sequence GTGTATACGGAAGACGACCTTCTCCCCATATCAGCCTTGCAGCATCTGCTCTATTGCGAGCGGCAATGTGCGCTCATCCATATCGAGCGGGTCTGGGAGGAAAATCTGTTCACGGCCGAAGGCCGCATACTTCACGAGAAGGTCGATGCTGGAGTGGACCTTGTGCGTGCGGGACGGCGCATCGCACGCAGTCTGCCCTTGCGTTCCTTGCGCCTCGGGTTGTCCGGTCTGGCCGACGTGGTCGAGTTCGGCCCTGAAAGGGGGGATGTCTACCCCATCGAATACAAACGGGGCCGCAGCAAGGCCGCCAACTGGGACAGGATTCAACTCTGCGCCCAGGCCATGGCCTTGGAGGAGATGCTCGGCGTGGCCATCGCTCAAGGGGCGCTCTTTTACGGAAAGACCAGACGAAGGGAGGTGGTCGCATTCGACGCCGTCTTGCGTGAGGAAACGATCGGAGCCTCTGCGCGTCTGCATGAGCTTGTCGCGTCGGGGAAAACCCCTGCGGCTCTCTACGAGGCGAAGTGCGATGCCTGTTCACTGATCGATCTGTGCATGCCGGAACTTCCACGGGGCAAGACCGTCAGGAAGTATCTGGCTGCCATGGCGGACACCGAATGA
- the cas2 gene encoding CRISPR-associated endonuclease Cas2 yields MLVLISYDVSFEDPGGERRLRRIAKACQDYGQRVQYSVFECVVDPAQWARLKHRLLTEMDERKDSLRFYYLGANWKRKIEHVGAKPEYDPEGPLIL; encoded by the coding sequence ATGCTGGTACTCATAAGCTACGACGTGAGTTTCGAGGACCCGGGGGGTGAGAGACGTCTGCGGCGCATCGCCAAAGCCTGTCAGGATTACGGGCAGCGGGTGCAGTACTCCGTGTTCGAATGCGTGGTTGATCCGGCGCAATGGGCGAGGCTCAAACACCGGCTGCTGACCGAAATGGATGAGCGGAAGGACAGCCTGCGCTTCTACTATCTGGGCGCCAACTGGAAACGAAAAATCGAGCATGTCGGTGCCAAGCCCGAGTACGACCCGGAAGGCCCCCTGATTTTATAG
- the cas7c gene encoding type I-C CRISPR-associated protein Cas7/Csd2, translating into MTAIANRYEFVLLFDVENGNPNGDPDAGNMPRIDPETGHGLVTDVCLKRKIRNHVTLAKEGAKGFRIYIQEKAVLNTSHLEAYTEAKLTHEAKKLPKNAEKAKEVTDWMCANFFDIRTFGAVMTTEVNCGQVRGPVQLAFAKSVEPIIPQEVSITRMAVTNEKDLEKERTMGRKHIVPYGLYVAHGFVSAPLAEKTGFSEDDLNLLWDALANMFEHDRSAARGLMSSRKLIVFRHENKLGNAPAHKLFDLVQVRRAEGSAGPARSFADYAVAVDQAPSGVEVIEKL; encoded by the coding sequence ATGACCGCCATCGCCAACCGCTACGAATTCGTGCTGCTTTTTGACGTCGAGAACGGCAACCCCAACGGCGACCCGGACGCGGGCAACATGCCGCGCATCGACCCGGAAACAGGGCATGGTCTGGTCACGGATGTGTGCCTGAAGCGCAAGATCAGGAACCATGTGACCCTGGCCAAGGAAGGCGCTAAGGGTTTTCGCATTTATATTCAGGAGAAAGCGGTATTGAATACCAGCCATTTGGAAGCGTACACTGAAGCCAAACTGACTCATGAAGCGAAAAAATTGCCCAAGAATGCCGAAAAGGCGAAAGAAGTAACCGACTGGATGTGCGCCAACTTCTTCGACATCCGTACATTCGGCGCGGTCATGACCACCGAGGTCAACTGCGGCCAAGTGCGCGGCCCGGTGCAGCTCGCCTTTGCCAAAAGCGTTGAGCCGATCATTCCGCAGGAAGTCAGCATCACCCGCATGGCCGTGACCAACGAGAAGGATCTCGAAAAGGAACGCACCATGGGCCGCAAGCACATCGTGCCCTACGGACTGTATGTGGCGCACGGCTTTGTCTCTGCCCCGCTAGCGGAAAAGACCGGCTTTTCCGAGGACGACCTGAATCTGCTCTGGGATGCCCTGGCGAACATGTTCGAACATGACCGCTCGGCTGCCCGGGGCCTCATGAGCAGCCGCAAGCTTATTGTCTTCCGGCACGAGAACAAGCTCGGCAACGCCCCGGCGCATAAGCTCTTCGATTTGGTGCAAGTCAGGCGCGCCGAAGGCTCCGCCGGCCCGGCACGCTCCTTTGCCGACTACGCGGTGGCAGTCGACCAGGCTCCCTCCGGCGTCGAGGTTATCGAAAAACTCTAA
- the cas8c gene encoding type I-C CRISPR-associated protein Cas8c/Csd1: MILQALHGYYERMSEDPDSGMPPYGTSLENISFALVLDGDGNLRGIEDLREQDGRKLRPRKMAVPAAVTRTSGVKANFCWDKAAYALGNDKNGAKDNAERFAAFKELLCSICEDLDDAGLLAIKRFLDSWDPEQAEKNVAAFLNWHDIAAANLVFRLEGTKGFIHNRLPIQKVWLTHCGKSDAAPRVQCLITGEQDVAQARVHTPIKGVAGGQTSGGYIVSYNASAFVSYDKDKADVGEISAFAYTTALNALLTRGSRQKITIGDATIVFWAECTSPAEDFLADLFDPSSQSSQPETTVDHQTAIKLHDLLQAIRSGKHAVDIVPDLDESVRFYVLALAPNAARLSIRFWEVDTVGGLLHKIGRHFRDLEIIRQYDNEPEFPPLWLLLRQTATLNKSENISPVLAGGVARAMLTGGQYPQSLLPAVLGRIRAEHAVTYYRAALIKAFLTRNKQLEVPVSLDPARTDRPYLLGRLFAVLEKAQEEAIPGAGATIKDRYLASASANPGQVFHMLLKNAANHTAKLRKDPEKKGMAFHYEAMMQDIISAFSDFPTTMASEEQGLFMIGYYHQRRDFFTKKSKEN, translated from the coding sequence ATGATTCTGCAAGCACTGCACGGATATTACGAACGCATGAGCGAGGACCCGGATTCAGGCATGCCGCCGTATGGCACCAGCCTGGAGAACATCTCTTTTGCACTGGTGCTGGATGGGGATGGGAATTTGCGGGGCATCGAGGACCTGCGGGAGCAGGATGGCAGGAAGTTGCGGCCTCGGAAGATGGCCGTTCCTGCCGCTGTGACAAGGACTTCCGGCGTAAAGGCCAACTTTTGCTGGGACAAAGCGGCGTACGCCCTGGGTAATGACAAGAACGGGGCAAAAGACAATGCGGAGCGTTTTGCCGCCTTCAAAGAGCTGCTTTGCTCAATTTGCGAAGATCTCGATGACGCCGGGCTCTTGGCGATAAAAAGATTTCTGGACAGCTGGGACCCGGAGCAGGCGGAAAAGAATGTCGCCGCTTTTCTGAACTGGCACGATATCGCTGCAGCAAATCTCGTCTTTCGCCTCGAAGGAACCAAGGGCTTCATTCACAATCGGTTGCCGATTCAAAAGGTATGGCTCACGCATTGCGGCAAGTCCGACGCCGCCCCGCGAGTGCAGTGTCTGATCACGGGTGAGCAAGATGTCGCCCAGGCGCGGGTGCATACTCCCATCAAGGGTGTCGCAGGCGGTCAGACATCAGGCGGCTACATCGTTTCATACAATGCCAGCGCCTTTGTCTCCTATGACAAGGACAAGGCGGATGTCGGGGAAATATCCGCCTTTGCCTACACCACGGCGCTCAACGCATTGCTGACACGCGGCAGTCGCCAAAAAATCACCATCGGCGACGCCACCATCGTCTTCTGGGCCGAGTGCACCAGCCCTGCGGAAGATTTCCTGGCTGATCTCTTTGACCCTTCATCACAATCGTCGCAGCCGGAAACCACTGTCGACCATCAGACCGCAATCAAGCTGCACGACCTGCTCCAGGCTATCCGTTCCGGCAAGCACGCCGTCGATATCGTGCCCGATCTGGATGAATCCGTTCGCTTCTATGTGCTGGCCCTGGCCCCAAACGCGGCCCGTCTGTCCATACGTTTCTGGGAGGTCGATACCGTAGGCGGTCTGCTGCACAAGATCGGCAGGCATTTCCGGGATCTGGAAATCATCCGGCAGTACGACAACGAGCCCGAGTTTCCGCCGCTCTGGCTCCTGCTTCGCCAGACCGCGACGCTGAACAAGAGCGAGAACATCTCGCCCGTGCTGGCCGGAGGCGTGGCCAGGGCCATGCTCACCGGTGGGCAGTACCCGCAGAGCCTGTTGCCGGCGGTGCTCGGCCGCATCCGTGCCGAACACGCGGTGACGTATTACCGGGCCGCACTCATCAAGGCATTTCTCACGCGAAACAAACAGTTGGAGGTACCCGTGTCACTCGACCCCGCAAGAACAGACCGCCCGTATCTGCTTGGCCGACTTTTCGCCGTCCTGGAAAAAGCCCAGGAAGAGGCGATTCCCGGAGCCGGCGCGACCATCAAGGACCGCTATCTGGCCTCCGCGTCAGCCAATCCGGGACAGGTCTTCCACATGCTGCTCAAGAATGCGGCCAACCACACGGCCAAACTTCGCAAGGACCCCGAGAAGAAAGGGATGGCCTTCCATTACGAAGCCATGATGCAGGACATTATCAGCGCCTTCAGCGACTTCCCGACTACCATGGCATCCGAGGAGCAAGGCCTGTTCATGATCGGCTACTACCACCAGCGCAGAGACTTTTTCACCAAGAAGAGCAAGGAGAACTAA
- a CDS encoding HEAT repeat domain-containing protein, translated as MKHMNASTEKTLARRSTELGNSADPQALPELLELSKSVSPLVRRLAASGLGKLAGIVTSAPAVEALHPLLRDEHPQVRQYAAKALGSYGAAARAVLSDLRDLYANPAERDYVKRSVLAAGKLIRAASDIADRAVVHCCQRCGVELAADEYVRSHKAFQRPFCDHCFDEVFLERRNYETKIELQKTIRAKDGSWVQSEGERLVCEALSAEGIRYRYDERFRILDGYAIRPDFYLPEFDVYIEYWGMDTADYKIGMLKKQQLYQQQGKRLISLYPEDKPSMREILMGKLRRCR; from the coding sequence ATGAAACACATGAACGCCTCCACCGAAAAGACGCTGGCCCGGCGCTCCACGGAACTCGGCAACAGCGCGGACCCGCAAGCCCTGCCGGAGTTGCTGGAACTGTCCAAATCCGTGTCGCCGCTGGTGCGCAGACTTGCGGCCTCAGGCCTGGGCAAACTGGCGGGCATCGTGACGTCGGCTCCAGCGGTGGAGGCGCTGCATCCACTGTTACGTGACGAACATCCGCAGGTTCGACAGTACGCGGCCAAGGCCCTTGGCTCTTACGGGGCCGCTGCCCGGGCGGTGCTGTCGGACCTGCGCGATCTCTATGCCAATCCGGCCGAGCGCGATTACGTCAAGCGCAGTGTGCTGGCTGCGGGCAAGCTGATCCGTGCGGCTTCGGATATCGCGGACCGTGCGGTTGTGCACTGCTGTCAGCGTTGCGGCGTGGAACTGGCGGCCGACGAATATGTGCGCAGTCACAAGGCCTTTCAGAGACCGTTCTGCGACCACTGCTTCGACGAAGTCTTTCTGGAGCGCCGCAACTACGAGACCAAAATCGAACTGCAGAAGACCATCCGCGCCAAGGACGGCAGTTGGGTGCAGTCCGAGGGCGAACGGCTTGTCTGCGAGGCTCTGAGCGCCGAGGGTATCCGCTATCGGTACGACGAGCGTTTTCGCATCCTCGACGGCTACGCCATCCGGCCGGATTTCTATCTGCCCGAGTTCGATGTCTATATTGAGTATTGGGGCATGGACACCGCTGACTACAAGATCGGCATGCTCAAGAAGCAGCAACTGTATCAGCAGCAGGGTAAGCGGCTCATCTCCCTGTATCCGGAGGACAAACCGAGCATGCGTGAAATTCTTATGGGCAAGCTGAGGCGCTGCCGTTGA
- a CDS encoding CRISPR-associated helicase/endonuclease Cas3, with protein MGYERGKMKYYAHSTDNSDKSDWQGLEEHLRNVASLASGFAGAFGASDWGKAAGLLHDAGKASQEFIWRLEGKPLRVNHSIFGARLGRDEGGRLGQMLSYIIAGHHGGLPDGGIQDGQLHYRLRHERIPADVAILPGVTCPAALQLPFSKRPANPGFSLSFFTRMLFSCLTDADFLDTEAFCNPGQSCVRSGNHRSDLGILRDALNGRLAELARDAAPSRVNRLRQTVLADCRTRAGDEPGFFSLTVPTGGGKTYSSMAFALDHAVTHGLRRIIYAIPFTSIIEQNAGVFSALLGKENVLEHHCNYMGKDEPEERGYDRWRGLAAENWDAPVVVTTNVQFFESLFSNKPSRCRKLHNITRSVIVLDEAQAIPTEYLEPCLCALRELVDHYGCSVVLCTATQPAVDDESLRTRLPDVREIIADPSMLYTDLRRTEVTFAGRLTDAALAGQLDGLTQVLCIVGTKAQARAVFDLLHEREGAFHLSTNMYPEHRRRTLDDIRRRLKDNRPCRVISTSLIEAGVDVDFPVVYRAMAGLDSIAQAAGRCNREGRLDGLGMVVVYEPENPPRMPWLQRCASRAGETLRSLPEEDPLGLTAMRRYFGLLYDVQELDKKQIVKRLNASVGKDLLFPFREIAGEFRFIEDEGTALIVPKEDEAEELVRQLRFTEFPRPVLRRLQQYSVTARSRDLARLRSDGAIEMIRDTYPVLRNMAAYSDNVGLCVDAGGVWEAEGLIA; from the coding sequence ATGGGATATGAGCGCGGAAAGATGAAATACTACGCCCACTCGACGGACAATTCGGACAAGTCCGATTGGCAGGGGCTGGAGGAGCATCTTCGGAACGTGGCCAGCCTGGCTTCAGGGTTTGCCGGAGCCTTCGGCGCAAGCGACTGGGGAAAGGCTGCCGGCCTTTTGCACGACGCCGGAAAGGCCTCTCAAGAATTCATTTGGCGCCTCGAAGGCAAACCACTGAGGGTCAATCATTCCATTTTCGGAGCCAGGCTTGGCCGGGATGAGGGCGGCAGGCTCGGCCAAATGTTATCGTACATCATCGCCGGGCACCACGGCGGCCTTCCCGACGGCGGGATACAGGACGGCCAACTTCACTATCGCCTCCGGCATGAGCGGATTCCGGCGGATGTCGCGATTCTGCCTGGTGTCACCTGCCCCGCCGCGTTGCAATTGCCTTTTTCAAAACGGCCGGCGAATCCCGGTTTTTCTCTGTCTTTTTTTACCCGCATGCTTTTTTCCTGCCTTACGGACGCGGATTTTCTGGATACCGAGGCATTCTGTAACCCAGGCCAGTCCTGCGTGCGCAGCGGCAACCATCGTTCCGACCTCGGGATTTTGCGCGATGCCTTGAATGGACGGCTTGCTGAACTTGCCCGCGACGCAGCGCCGTCCCGGGTGAACAGACTGCGCCAGACAGTTCTTGCCGATTGTCGGACCAGGGCCGGCGACGAGCCGGGGTTCTTTTCCCTGACCGTGCCGACTGGCGGGGGCAAAACCTATTCGTCCATGGCCTTCGCCCTTGATCATGCCGTGACGCACGGTCTTCGACGGATCATCTATGCCATTCCGTTCACTTCCATCATTGAACAAAACGCCGGTGTCTTCAGCGCCTTGCTGGGAAAGGAAAATGTGCTGGAGCATCACTGCAACTACATGGGCAAGGACGAGCCCGAAGAGCGCGGGTATGACAGGTGGCGCGGCCTGGCCGCCGAAAACTGGGACGCGCCGGTGGTCGTGACCACCAACGTGCAGTTCTTCGAATCCCTGTTCAGCAACAAACCGTCGCGTTGCCGCAAGCTGCACAACATCACCCGCAGCGTCATCGTCCTCGACGAGGCGCAGGCCATACCCACGGAGTATCTGGAACCCTGCCTCTGCGCCCTGCGAGAGCTGGTGGATCACTACGGGTGTTCGGTGGTCTTGTGCACGGCCACCCAGCCCGCCGTGGATGACGAAAGTCTGCGCACCCGCTTGCCGGATGTGCGCGAGATCATCGCCGACCCGTCAATGCTCTACACCGATCTCAGACGAACCGAAGTCACTTTTGCGGGCAGACTGACCGACGCGGCGCTGGCCGGACAACTCGACGGCCTGACGCAGGTACTCTGCATTGTCGGTACCAAGGCCCAGGCCAGAGCGGTGTTCGACCTGCTGCACGAACGGGAAGGCGCGTTCCATCTGTCAACGAACATGTATCCCGAACACCGGCGGCGCACGCTTGACGACATCAGGCGGCGGCTCAAGGACAACCGCCCCTGCCGCGTCATATCGACCTCGCTCATCGAGGCCGGGGTGGATGTGGATTTTCCGGTCGTGTATCGGGCCATGGCTGGGCTTGATTCCATCGCCCAGGCCGCCGGGCGCTGCAACCGCGAGGGGCGACTGGACGGACTGGGCATGGTTGTCGTGTACGAACCCGAAAATCCGCCCAGGATGCCGTGGCTGCAGCGTTGCGCCAGCCGCGCGGGCGAAACCCTGCGCTCCCTGCCTGAAGAGGATCCGCTCGGGCTGACGGCCATGCGCCGGTATTTTGGGCTGCTCTATGACGTGCAGGAGTTGGACAAAAAACAGATCGTCAAACGCCTGAACGCTTCCGTGGGCAAGGATCTGCTCTTTCCGTTCAGGGAGATCGCGGGGGAGTTCCGCTTCATCGAGGATGAAGGAACCGCCCTGATCGTCCCCAAGGAAGACGAGGCGGAAGAACTGGTCCGACAACTGCGCTTCACCGAGTTCCCGCGTCCTGTCCTGCGCAGGCTGCAACAGTATTCCGTGACGGCCAGAAGCAGGGATCTGGCACGGCTCAGGTCCGATGGCGCCATCGAAATGATCCGGGACACGTACCCCGTGCTGCGCAATATGGCTGCGTACAGCGACAATGTCGGCCTCTGCGTGGATGCTGGCGGGGTTTGGGAAGCTGAAGGTTTAATAGCCTGA